In a single window of the Ciconia boyciana chromosome 7, ASM3463844v1, whole genome shotgun sequence genome:
- the FYTTD1 gene encoding UAP56-interacting factor, giving the protein MSGFGAAAPLSGSSAAAGARNGSSDSLEKIDMSLDDIIKLNKKEERKQYSPKMKRGLQQNRTRQFRTPGSKWGIPQQKGYGKNRLGRRKKIAGKKRSYGVITGLAAKKAMGSHKGISPLNRQPLSEKNTQRNYPVLKKKTNLQRQSEMQRKQAPALRRPALLNRRNNMPSTFARIGNKLNQQKDTRQATFLFRRGLKVQAQVQSTDDLDNQTVKRTRQWRTSTTSGGILTVSIDNPGAIITPISQKLRLTCTPVPPFLMKRDQSEEKKIPKGVPLQFDINSVGKQTGMTLNERFGILKEQRTALSQHKGSRFVTVG; this is encoded by the exons ATGAGCGGGTTCGGGGCTGCGGCGCCGCTTTCGGGCTCCTCGGCTGCGGCGGGGGCCCGGAACGGCAGCAGCGACAGCCTGGAGAAGATCGACATGTCCCTCG ATGATATAATTAAACTgaacaagaaagaagagagaaaacagtattCCCCCAAAATGAAAAGAGGGCTTCAGCAGAATCGAACTCGACAGTTCAGGACACCAGGCTCCAAGTGGGGAATCCCACAGCAGAAAG GTTATGGTAAAAATCGTTTGGGACGCAGAAAGAAGATAGCGGGGAAGAAGCGTTCTTACGGAGTTATAACTGGCTTGGCAGCCAAGAAAGCAATGGGTTCACACAAAGGAATTAGTCCTCTGAACAGACAGCCACTTAGCGAGAAG aATACACAGCGGAATTAtccagttttgaaaaagaaaacaaacctgcagAGACaatctgaaatgcagagaaaacaagctCCAGCCCTCAGGAGGCCTGCCCTGCTAAACAGAAG GAATAACATGCCGTCCACTTTTGCCAGAATTGGAAACAAATTAAATCAGCAAAAAGACACTCGTCAAGCAACTTTCCTGTTTAGAAGGGGCCTGAAG GTGCAGGCCCAAGTGCAGTCAACAGATGATCTTGATAATCAGACAGTAAAGAGAACTCGTCA ATGGCGAACTTCTACCACGAGTGGAGGGATTCTGACTGTATCCATTGACAACCCAGGAGCAATCATAACCCCAAT TTCCCAGAAATTACGATTAACTTGTACTCCTGTGCCACCATTTCTGATGAAGAGGGACCAATCTGAAGAGAAGAAGATTCCCAAAGGGGTTCCATTGCAGTTTGATATTAATAGTGTTGGAAAACAG acaggGATGACATTGAACGAACGTTTTGGGATCCTGAAGGAACAAAGAACAGCGCTGTCTCAGCACAAAGGAAGTCGTTTTGTAACAGTGGGCTAA